In the Dolichospermum flos-aquae CCAP 1403/13F genome, TAATCCAAAGTGTGGTGCTGGTGATAATGTCCCATTTTTCGGAAGGCTTAAACAGTGGGCTACTAGGTGAAAAGTGAGAACCTTCTTTACCAGGAGAACGCTTGAATAAATAAACCGGATAAGCCAATAAGAACAGATAAAAACGCCCTATTCTTTGCGATAAAGGCATTTCATCATACTCAGATTCAGAAACAGGATACCAGCTTTCATCATTTTCCAAACTGCCTGTATTCTTGTGGTGAGTTCTGTGGCTAATTCTCCAACCATGATAAGGAACAAGAATGAAAGTATGGGTAATATGACCAACTAAATCATTCAACCATTTATGCTTAGAAAAAGATTGATGTCCGCAGTCATGACCAACAACAAATAAAGCCCAAAACATAGTTCCTTGCATGACCCAAAAAACTGGCCAAAAATACCAAGAATCCAGATAATTAGCCGCTGCATACAGCAGTCCCACAATCAGAACATCACGGAAGAAATAATAAAGTGATTTCGTTACACTTGGCTGAAAACATTCAGCGGGAATTGCAGCTTTTAAATCCTGAAGAGTAAACGGTAATTTTTCTTGACCTTCAGTAGATGCAGAACTAGGGTTTTGATTAAACTCGATTGTATCTAATTGCACTGGATTATTTAATTGATTGTAAATTAGAAATTAACAGTGAGGTAATATTTAATGACCTCTAAAATACAAACTTGAGATGTTGGCAATTGACCTAAACCGGGTTAAATTTGGTTAATTGCCAAATCAAAAGAATTGGTGCTAAAAGTAGAAAGAATTACTACTTCACCGTTGATAATTTTTCTTC is a window encoding:
- a CDS encoding fatty acid desaturase, with translation MQLDTIEFNQNPSSASTEGQEKLPFTLQDLKAAIPAECFQPSVTKSLYYFFRDVLIVGLLYAAANYLDSWYFWPVFWVMQGTMFWALFVVGHDCGHQSFSKHKWLNDLVGHITHTFILVPYHGWRISHRTHHKNTGSLENDESWYPVSESEYDEMPLSQRIGRFYLFLLAYPVYLFKRSPGKEGSHFSPSSPLFKPSEKWDIITSTTLWISMVVLLGLFTYQFGWMALLKYYAGSYIVFIIWLDLVTFLHHTEPGIPWYRGEEWTFLKGAISSVDRDYGIFNHIHHDIGTHVAHHIFLNMPHYNLLKATEAIKPIMGEYFHESKEPVWKSLWNSAIGCHFVPDTGSKVYYTSKSQNAK